The proteins below are encoded in one region of Ricinus communis isolate WT05 ecotype wild-type chromosome 6, ASM1957865v1, whole genome shotgun sequence:
- the LOC107261218 gene encoding pentatricopeptide repeat-containing protein At2g29760, chloroplastic: MLYTFKTHKLQQQSLPHHFKLYTYHFNLLHSLSFEPGQTNISTILSNLLQGRISHTHLLQIHAKVFRLHTHQDNLIATRLIGHYPPRVSLRIFDQLRNPNLFPFNAIIRVFANENRYHESFSLFKRLKWQLLSPNDLTFSFILKACFGSKNSFLVKQIHTHILKYGLVNDPFICNGLVAVYAKGVNHLACARTLFDEMPEKGLLCCWTSLISGFAQSGYSEEVLKIFCLMVKENLEPENDTMVSVFSACSNLEICQIEKWLTVLVELNIDGNLKSSTCDKVNNVLVYLYGKLGKIEKSRERFDDISDSGKRSVLPWNSMINAYVQNGYALEALCIFRLMVKDPNSRPNHVTMVSVLSACAQVGNLELGRWVHEYLKFKGRKGVLESNTFLATALIDMYSKCGSLDKAKEVFYQMVSKDVVSFNAMIMGLAINGEGQEAVKLFSKVQELGLHPNGGTFLGLLWACSHSGLSDEGRQIFLDMCSRFFVLPKLEHYACYIDLLSREGHLEEAVKVAASMPFKPNNFVWGALLGGCLLHSKVELAKNIYKRLVEVDPENSAGYVMLANVFAVDHQWSDVSALRWLMREKGVKKQPGCSWISINGIVHEFLVGSPLIPQIESIYHTLNALMKDLNIASA, from the coding sequence ATGCTTTACACTTTCAAAACCCACAAACTACAACAACAAAGTCTTCCACACCACTTTAAGTTGTATACTTACCACTTCAATCTTCTACATTCCCTCTCTTTCGAACCAGGCCAGACTAATATCTCCACAATTCTGTCAAATCTCTTACAAGGTCGCATTTCACATACCCATCTTCTCCAAATCCATGCCAAAGTCTTTCGTCTTCATACTCATCAAGACAATTTGATAGCAACTCGTCTAATTGGCCACTACCCGCCTCGTGTTTCTCTTCGCATTTTCGATCAACTTCGAAACCCaaatttatttcctttcaatGCAATTATTAGAGTCTTTGCTAATGAGAATCGTTATCACGAGTCTTTCTCTCTGTTCAAGAGATTAAAATGGCAGCTCCTTTCGCCTAATGACttgacattttcttttatattgaaGGCTTGTTTTGGTTCCAAGAATTCATTTTTAGTGAAACAAATCCATACCCATATCTTGAAATATGGTCTTGTTAATGACCCTTTTATTTGTAATGGTCTTGTAGCTGTTTATGCTAAGGGCGTTAATCATTTGGCATGTGCACGTACGTTGTTTGATGAAATGCCTGAGAAAGGTTTGCTTTGTTGTTGGACTTCTTTAATTTCTGGTTTTGCTCAGTCAGGTTATTCTGAGGAAGTTTTGAAGATCTTTTGTTTGATGGTTAAGGAGAATTTGGAGCCAGAGAATGATACTATGGTTAGTGTTTTCTCAGCATGCTCAAATCTTGAGATTTGCCAAATTGAAAAATGGTTAACTGTTCTAGTAGAACTTAATATAGATGGCAATTTGAAAAGCTCCACTTGTGATAAAGTCAACAACGTTCTTGTGTATTTATATGGAAAATTGGGGAAGATTGAAAAGAGTAGGGAAAGATTTGATGATATTAGTGATAGTGGGAAAAGAAGTGTGCTTCCCTGGAATTCTATGATAAATGCATATGTGCAAAATGGTTATGCTTTGGAGGCTTTATGTATTTTTCGCTTGATGGTGAAGGATCCTAATTCTAGACCCAACCATGTTACAATGGTCAGTGTGCTTTCGGCTTGTGCTCAAGTTGGTAATCTAGAGCTCGGAAGGTGGGTTCATGAATACCTTAAATTTAAAGGCCGCAAAGGTGTTTTAGAGTCCAACACATTCCTAGCCACTGCATTGATAGATATGTACTCTAAATGTGGTAGTTTGGACAAGGCAAAGGAGGTGTTCTACCAGATGGTTTCCAAAGATGTTGTCTCATTCAATGCTATGATAATGGGTCTCGCGATAAATGGTGAAGGGCAGGAGGCAGTTAAACTTTTCTCAAAAGTACAAGAGTTAGGTTTACATCCTAATGGTGGAACATTCCTTGGCCTTTTATGGGCTTGCAGCCACTCGGGATTATCAGATGAAGGACGCCAAATATTCCTAGACATGTGCTCACGCTTTTTTGTCCTTCCTAAATTGGAACACTATGCATGCTATATTGATCTTCTTTCCCGAGAGGGCCATTTGGAAGAAGCAGTCAAGGTTGCGGCATCCATGCCATTCAAGCCTAATAATTTTGTGTGGGGGGCATTGCTTGGGGGTTGCCTGCTCCACTCTAAAGTAGAGTTggctaaaaatatttacaaaaggCTTGTTGAAGTAGACCCAGAAAATTCCGCAGGATATGTGATGTTAGCTAACGTGTTTGCAGTTGATCATCAATGGAGTGATGTATCGGCATTAAGATGGCTTATGAGGGAGAAAGGTGTCAAGAAACAGCCAGGTTGTAGCTGGATCAGCATTAATGGAATTGTGCATGAATTTCTAGTGGGGTCCCCATTGATTCCGCAAATTGAGAGCATATATCATACTTTAAATGCGTTAATGAAGGATCTGAATATAGCAAGTGCTTAG
- the LOC8280975 gene encoding uncharacterized protein LOC8280975 → MATFASLLSSSLPLPHPPLLQSRHNFHNPLHSSSLSFPSSRLSFTITSKNPRKTIPTLILACSDSSSFCDDFFSNPNSGSSDKKSVLSDLIQEIEPLDVSLIQKDVPPTTLDAMKRTISGMLGLLPSDRFKVFIEAFWEPLFKLLVSSIMTGYTLRNADYRLCLERNLGVHEGDIDNQVSENPKLDLQGTEVDNAKTNQCNGKNVKFERITEDPSDNIGIEGLGDMSLEAQQFILHLQSRLSSVKKELCEVKRKSDALQMQQFVGEEKNDLLDYLRSLQPEKVAELSEPTSPELKEVIHSVVHGLLATLSPKMHSKAPPQPENTSSGTRNIGNEDCAELVENTSLQFQPLISLTRDYLARLLFWCMLLGHYLRGLEYRMELMELLSLTSNVEIDGCGDEQVA, encoded by the exons ATGGCAACCTTTGCTTCTCTTCTCTCCTCTTCGCTTCCTCTTCCTCATCCTCCTCTTCTCCAGTCTCGGCATAATTTCCATAACCCCCTTCATTcctcctctctttctttcccttcttCTCGTCTTTCTTTCACTATCACCTCAAAAAACCCTAGAAAAACCATCCCAACTCTAATTCTTGCCTGTTCTGATTCCTCTTCCTTTTGTGATGACTTTTTCTCTAATCCAAATTCTGGGTCTTCTGACAAG AAATCAGTTCTCTCGGATTTGATACAAGAGATAGAACCCTTGGATGTGAGCCTCATTCAGAAAGATGTTCCACCTACTACCTTGGATGCTATGAAGAGGACCATCTCTGGCATGTTGGGTCTACTTCCATCTGATCGCTTTAAAGTTTTCATTGAGGCTTTCTGGGAACCTCTCTTTAAGTTATTGGTCTCTTCAATTATGACAGG TTACACATTGCGGAATGCTGACTATAGGCTTTGTCTTGAAAGAAACCTTGGTGTGCATGAAGGAGATATTGACAATCAAGTATCAGAAAATCCTAAACTTGATTTGCAAGGGACAGAAGTAGACAATGCAAAAACCAATCAATGTAATGGAAAAAATGTCAAATTTGAACGAATTACTGAAGACCCATCTGATAATATTGGTATTGAGGGCCTCGGTGATATGTCCCTTGAAGCTCAACAATTTATTCTTCATTTACAGTCTCGTTTGTCTTCTGTGAAAAAG GAACTCTGTGAAGTAAAGAGGAAGAGTGATGCTCTTCAGATGCAACAGTTTGTCGGTGAAGAAAAGAATGATTTGCTGGACTACTTACGATCTTTACAACCGGAAAAG GTAGCTGAGTTATCAGAACCTACATCTCCAGAATTGAAAGAAGTAATCCACTCTGTAGTCCATGGTCTCCTTGCAACTCTTTCTCCTAAAATGCATTCCAAGGCTCCACCTCAACCAGAGAACACATCTAGCGGAACAAGAAATATTGGAAATGAAGATTGTGCTGAACTTGTTGAAAATACTTCACTTCAGTTTCAGCCCCTCATTTCCCTGACGAGGGACTATCTGGCACGCCTACTCTTCTG gTGCATGCTGTTGGGACACTATCTTCGTGGTCTCGAGTACCGGATGGAGCTGATGGAACTTCTGTCGTTAACAAGCAATGTGGAAATTGATGGCTGTGGAGATGAACAAGTTGCTTGA